A genomic segment from Stappia indica encodes:
- a CDS encoding TRAP transporter substrate-binding protein, with protein sequence MLALSVAMGGTATAQTVLNFAHSTAQNSHYSMGVQAFGKKLSELSGGKFEIREQAAGALGGERDVIEGLQIGSVELTVSSTGPLGNFVPEALVLDLPFLFKDYAAARGILDGEIGQELLAKVSENNLVALAWTENGFRHVTNSNRPINTPADLEGLKIRTMENPVHMEAFRAAGASPTPMAFPEVFAALQQNVIDGQENPIPVITASKFWEVQSNLTLTGHVYSPAIILASPSLWDGLSDEEKGWFREAAKVAVEATRAKVESDEANGVELLRKNGMNVVENVDKAAFQKAVAPAYDTFKAKYGDEMLKRIQAAQQ encoded by the coding sequence GTGCTCGCCCTTTCGGTGGCGATGGGGGGAACCGCCACGGCGCAGACCGTCCTCAACTTCGCGCATTCCACGGCGCAGAATTCCCACTACAGCATGGGCGTCCAGGCCTTCGGCAAGAAGCTCTCCGAGCTCAGCGGCGGCAAGTTCGAGATCCGCGAGCAGGCCGCCGGCGCGCTCGGCGGTGAGCGCGACGTGATCGAGGGCCTGCAGATCGGCTCGGTCGAGCTGACCGTGTCCTCGACCGGCCCGCTCGGCAACTTCGTGCCCGAGGCGCTCGTGCTCGACCTGCCGTTCCTGTTCAAGGACTATGCGGCCGCTCGCGGCATCCTCGACGGCGAGATCGGCCAGGAACTGCTCGCCAAGGTCAGCGAGAACAACCTCGTGGCGCTCGCCTGGACCGAGAACGGCTTCCGCCATGTCACCAACTCCAACCGTCCGATCAACACTCCGGCCGACCTCGAGGGCCTGAAGATCCGCACCATGGAGAACCCGGTGCACATGGAAGCCTTCCGGGCCGCCGGCGCTTCGCCGACGCCGATGGCCTTCCCGGAGGTCTTCGCCGCGCTCCAGCAGAACGTCATCGACGGCCAGGAAAACCCGATCCCGGTGATCACCGCCTCGAAGTTCTGGGAAGTGCAGAGCAACCTGACCCTGACCGGCCACGTCTACTCGCCGGCCATCATTCTCGCTTCGCCGAGCCTGTGGGACGGCCTCTCAGACGAGGAGAAGGGCTGGTTCCGCGAGGCTGCCAAGGTTGCCGTCGAGGCGACCCGCGCCAAGGTCGAGTCGGATGAAGCCAACGGTGTCGAGCTGCTGCGCAAGAACGGCATGAACGTCGTGGAGAACGTCGACAAGGCCGCCTTCCAGAAGGCCGTCGCCCCCGCCTACGACACCTTCAAGGCGAAGTATGGCGACGAGATGCTGAAGCGCATCCAGGCCGCCCAGCAGTAA
- a CDS encoding TRAP transporter small permease: MQWFFAAERRVTRVALELSIVALAVIVALTFYQVVTRFVFGHPSAWSEVAARSAMMWMVFLGLAAAFRQGAMIAVDFLIDVGPKPLRQVLTIVIALASLTFLALLIWYGTAMAFRVQRQNLAGLEVSIAWVYAALPAGALLAVPGVIARTIVSLTGQDDLRSGELKDVEGQV, translated from the coding sequence ATGCAATGGTTCTTCGCTGCCGAGCGCCGGGTGACCCGCGTCGCTCTAGAGCTGTCCATCGTCGCCCTGGCGGTGATCGTCGCTCTCACCTTCTATCAGGTCGTGACGCGCTTCGTGTTCGGGCATCCTTCCGCGTGGTCGGAAGTGGCGGCCCGCTCGGCGATGATGTGGATGGTCTTCCTCGGTCTTGCCGCCGCGTTCCGCCAGGGCGCGATGATCGCCGTCGATTTCCTGATCGACGTCGGGCCGAAGCCGCTGCGGCAGGTCCTCACCATCGTCATCGCGCTCGCCTCGCTGACGTTTCTCGCCCTGCTGATCTGGTACGGCACGGCCATGGCGTTCCGCGTTCAGCGGCAGAACCTTGCAGGCCTCGAAGTCAGCATCGCCTGGGTCTATGCGGCCTTGCCCGCCGGTGCCTTGCTGGCCGTGCCCGGGGTCATCGCCCGCACCATCGTCAGCCTCACCGGTCAGGACGACCTGCGGTCCGGCGAACTGAAGGATGTGGAGGGCCAGGTATGA
- a CDS encoding TRAP transporter large permease — protein sequence MNAALAFSLLILFAAAVPIGVSLVLASAFGIQFFSTVPLLLAVQRIFASLDSFPLLAVPLFILSGNLMAAAGISERLVELAKSMVGGIQGGLACTCVVTCMIFASVSGSSVATTFAIGVILIPAMVRHGYPVGTAAAIQASSAELGVLIPPSIPLILYGVATETSIGQLFLAGIGPGILVASALFIYLIILCRVKGYGKMDGDGRKPFVEAVVHALWALLMPVIVLGGIYGGIFTPTEASSIAVVYALFVGLFVYRSLTFAKIYAALRTSAISSTVIMVIIAGAGLFSFLVTRSGLPAIIAEWVQQVFTDRISFLMAVNVFLFIVGMFVETSAAILVLAPLLAPIAVAYGVDPVHFGLIIVVNLALGMFTPPVGVNLFAACAVAKISIQKIIPALVPMVLVVMGCVLLVTYVPFISLGLVELFYR from the coding sequence ATGAACGCGGCTCTGGCCTTTTCGCTGCTGATCCTCTTTGCCGCCGCCGTCCCCATCGGCGTGTCGCTGGTCCTTGCCAGCGCCTTCGGCATCCAGTTCTTCTCGACCGTGCCGCTGCTGCTCGCCGTGCAGCGCATCTTCGCCAGCCTCGACTCCTTCCCGCTGCTCGCCGTCCCGCTGTTCATCCTGTCGGGCAACCTTATGGCGGCCGCGGGCATATCCGAGCGGCTTGTGGAGCTGGCCAAGTCGATGGTCGGCGGCATCCAGGGCGGCCTTGCCTGCACCTGCGTCGTCACCTGCATGATCTTCGCCTCGGTCTCAGGCTCCTCGGTCGCCACGACCTTCGCGATCGGCGTCATTCTCATTCCGGCCATGGTGCGCCATGGCTATCCGGTCGGCACCGCCGCCGCCATCCAGGCCTCCTCGGCAGAGCTCGGCGTGCTGATCCCGCCGTCGATCCCGCTCATTCTCTACGGCGTTGCGACGGAAACCTCCATCGGCCAGCTGTTCCTGGCCGGCATCGGCCCCGGCATCCTGGTCGCCAGCGCCCTGTTCATCTACCTGATCATCCTGTGCCGGGTGAAAGGCTACGGAAAGATGGACGGCGACGGGCGCAAGCCCTTCGTCGAGGCCGTGGTGCATGCACTGTGGGCGCTGCTCATGCCGGTGATCGTGCTCGGCGGCATCTACGGCGGCATCTTCACGCCGACAGAGGCGTCCTCCATCGCGGTCGTCTACGCGCTGTTCGTCGGCCTCTTCGTCTATCGCTCGCTGACCTTCGCCAAGATCTACGCGGCGCTGCGCACCTCGGCGATCTCCAGCACGGTGATCATGGTCATCATCGCCGGCGCAGGGCTGTTCTCCTTCCTCGTGACCCGCTCGGGCCTGCCGGCGATCATCGCCGAATGGGTGCAGCAGGTGTTCACCGACCGCATCAGCTTCCTGATGGCGGTGAACGTCTTCCTCTTCATCGTCGGCATGTTCGTCGAGACCTCGGCGGCCATCCTGGTGCTGGCGCCCCTGCTGGCGCCCATCGCCGTCGCCTATGGCGTCGATCCGGTGCATTTCGGCCTGATCATCGTGGTGAACCTTGCACTCGGCATGTTCACGCCGCCGGTCGGCGTCAATCTCTTCGCCGCCTGCGCGGTGGCGAAGATATCCATCCAGAAGATCATTCCGGCCCTGGTGCCGATGGTGCTGGTGGTGATGGGCTGCGTGCTGCTGGTGACCTACGTGCCGTTCATCTCGCTCGGCCTTGTCGAGCTGTTCTACAGGTAG
- a CDS encoding glucose 1-dehydrogenase, whose protein sequence is MKLKDKVAIVTGAGGGYGEGIAHYFAEQGAKVVVADIRGDAAEKVAGDIGAAAVACTADVTSSESTKAMVQAALDAFGKLDILVNNAGTTHKNQSMLLVDEATFDKVYAVNVKSIYHAAIHAVPVLEKNGGGVIINIASTAGVRPRPGLTWYNGSKGAAIAITRSMAVELADRKIRVCGINPVMGETGLTGQFLPGDDTPETRAKIVAGIPLGRMSRPLDIAKACGFLASDEAEFITGVLLEVDGGRCI, encoded by the coding sequence ATGAAACTGAAGGACAAGGTGGCCATCGTCACCGGTGCTGGCGGCGGCTATGGCGAGGGCATTGCCCACTACTTCGCCGAGCAGGGCGCCAAGGTCGTCGTCGCCGACATTCGCGGCGATGCGGCGGAAAAGGTCGCCGGCGACATCGGCGCTGCCGCCGTGGCCTGCACCGCAGACGTCACCAGCAGCGAGTCCACCAAGGCGATGGTGCAGGCCGCGCTCGACGCGTTCGGCAAGCTCGACATCCTCGTCAACAATGCCGGCACCACCCACAAGAACCAGTCGATGCTGCTGGTCGACGAGGCGACTTTCGACAAGGTCTATGCGGTCAACGTCAAGTCGATCTACCACGCGGCGATCCATGCGGTGCCGGTGCTGGAAAAGAACGGCGGCGGCGTCATCATCAACATCGCCTCCACCGCCGGCGTGCGTCCGCGCCCGGGCCTGACCTGGTACAACGGCTCCAAGGGCGCGGCCATTGCCATCACCCGCTCGATGGCCGTGGAACTCGCCGACCGCAAGATCCGCGTCTGCGGCATCAACCCGGTGATGGGCGAGACCGGCCTGACCGGCCAGTTCCTGCCGGGCGACGACACGCCGGAGACCCGTGCGAAGATCGTTGCCGGCATCCCGCTCGGCCGCATGTCGCGTCCGCTCGACATCGCCAAGGCCTGCGGCTTCCTCGCCTCCGACGAGGCCGAGTTCATCACCGGCGTCCTGCTGGAAGTCGACGGCGGCCGCTGCATCTAG
- the denD gene encoding D-erythronate dehydrogenase: MTTCLIIGGGGMLGQGLAGALTARGTLAGAALSHLTLFDVVPARAPEGGIPVSVETGDLCAPGEAERLVSSRPDVIYHLAAIVSGEAERDFEKGYRINLDGTRNLFEAIRAENGRSGYCPRVVFTSSLAVFGIPLPDVIGDDYVVTPLSSYGTQKAIGELLLADYSRRGFFDGIGLRLPTIVIRPGKPNAAASGFFSSILREPLAGKEAVLPVGTDVRHWLASPRAAVGYLVHAGDLDSGAMGGRRNITLPGVSVTVGEQIEALRKVAGDEAVALIRHQPDPAIEAIISTWPKAFDTRRALDLGFAGDASIEAIITAYLEDHAGAAA; encoded by the coding sequence ATGACGACCTGCCTCATCATCGGTGGCGGCGGCATGCTCGGCCAGGGGCTGGCCGGGGCGCTGACCGCGCGGGGAACCCTCGCCGGTGCCGCCCTTTCGCACCTGACCCTTTTCGATGTCGTCCCGGCCCGCGCGCCGGAGGGCGGCATTCCCGTCTCGGTCGAGACCGGCGACCTGTGCGCGCCCGGCGAGGCGGAGCGGCTCGTCTCCTCCCGCCCCGACGTCATCTACCACCTGGCCGCCATCGTCTCCGGCGAGGCCGAGCGCGACTTCGAGAAGGGCTACCGGATCAATCTCGACGGCACCCGCAACCTGTTCGAGGCGATCCGCGCCGAGAACGGGCGTTCGGGCTACTGCCCCCGTGTCGTGTTCACCTCTTCGCTGGCGGTGTTCGGCATTCCGCTGCCCGATGTGATCGGCGACGACTACGTGGTCACGCCGCTGTCGAGCTACGGCACGCAGAAGGCCATCGGCGAGTTGCTGCTTGCCGACTACAGCCGCCGCGGCTTCTTCGACGGCATCGGCCTGCGCCTGCCGACCATCGTGATCCGGCCGGGCAAGCCCAATGCGGCGGCCTCCGGCTTCTTCTCCTCCATCCTGCGCGAGCCGCTCGCCGGCAAGGAAGCCGTGCTGCCGGTCGGCACCGACGTGCGCCACTGGCTGGCCAGCCCGCGGGCGGCCGTCGGCTATCTCGTCCATGCCGGCGATCTCGACAGTGGCGCCATGGGCGGGCGTCGCAATATCACGCTGCCGGGCGTCTCCGTGACCGTCGGCGAGCAGATCGAGGCGCTGCGCAAGGTGGCGGGCGATGAGGCCGTCGCCCTGATCCGCCACCAGCCTGATCCCGCCATCGAGGCGATCATCTCCACCTGGCCGAAAGCCTTCGACACACGCCGCGCGCTCGATCTCGGCTTTGCCGGCGATGCCTCCATCGAGGCGATCATCACCGCCTATCTCGAGGACCACGCGGGAGCTGCCGCATGA
- the ltnD gene encoding L-threonate dehydrogenase — MSETGPLVLIGLGAMGLGMARSLLRAGLDVTGIDREQAAMAAFEADGGRIAADRAARDAALREASAVVLVVVNAAQTEAVLFGEDGIAPHLAPGTVVVSCATFAPEHAVRFEAKLAETGLLYLDAPISGGAVRAAEGRLSIMASGTAEAFSAARPALDAMAETVFELGDRAGPGSAMKVVNQLLAGVHIAATAEALTFGVGQGIEVARMVEVISRCAGSSWMFENRGPFIADGDYRPHSAVDIFVKDLGIVAEAATAGGLSVPLTETALARFRSAHDAGLGREGDVAVAKIYAREGNIALPGVPAPGADVLGGTSSDKD, encoded by the coding sequence ATGAGCGAGACCGGTCCGCTCGTCCTCATCGGCCTCGGCGCCATGGGGCTCGGCATGGCGCGCTCGCTGCTGCGCGCCGGCCTCGATGTCACCGGCATCGACCGGGAGCAGGCGGCCATGGCTGCCTTCGAGGCGGATGGCGGACGCATCGCCGCTGATCGCGCCGCGCGCGATGCCGCGCTTCGCGAGGCCTCGGCCGTCGTGCTCGTCGTCGTCAACGCGGCCCAGACCGAGGCCGTGCTTTTCGGCGAGGACGGCATCGCGCCGCATCTTGCCCCCGGCACCGTGGTCGTCTCCTGCGCCACCTTCGCCCCCGAACATGCCGTGCGTTTCGAGGCGAAGCTCGCCGAAACCGGCCTGCTCTATCTCGATGCGCCGATCTCCGGCGGCGCGGTCCGTGCCGCCGAGGGGCGCCTGTCGATCATGGCCTCGGGCACAGCCGAGGCCTTCTCAGCGGCCCGCCCCGCGCTTGACGCGATGGCCGAGACGGTGTTCGAACTCGGCGACCGCGCCGGTCCGGGTTCGGCCATGAAGGTGGTCAACCAGCTGCTTGCCGGCGTCCACATCGCCGCCACTGCCGAGGCGCTGACCTTCGGCGTTGGTCAGGGCATCGAGGTGGCGCGCATGGTGGAGGTGATCTCCCGCTGCGCCGGCTCGTCCTGGATGTTCGAGAACCGCGGCCCCTTCATCGCCGATGGCGACTATCGCCCGCATTCGGCGGTCGATATCTTCGTCAAGGATCTCGGCATCGTCGCCGAGGCGGCGACGGCCGGTGGGCTCTCCGTTCCGCTGACGGAAACGGCGCTCGCCCGCTTCCGGTCCGCCCATGACGCAGGTCTCGGCCGCGAGGGCGACGTGGCGGTCGCCAAGATCTATGCCCGCGAGGGCAACATCGCCCTGCCGGGCGTCCCGGCACCGGGCGCGGACGTTTTGGGCGGGACTTCCAGCGACAAGGATTGA
- the otnK gene encoding 3-oxo-tetronate kinase: MLLGCIGDDFTGSSDLANTLVKGGMAVTQYCGLPDGPAAPGVEAGVVALKTRSVPVAEAVEQSLAALDWLLAQGCRQIFFKYCSTFDSTPQGNIGPVIDALMDRLGAKTAIVCPAFPGTGRTLYQGHLFVGDRLLSESGMQDHPLTPMTDPDIRRWLSLQTPRKVGHVAHADVAKGAEAIARGLARELADGAGPVVVDAIADADLHAIGAAAEGLVLITGGSGVALGLPENFRRAGGLAGGSDSFAGVEGPGVVLSGSCSRATRAQVARYKANHPALEVTADDVMSGKTTVATLRAFVLEHQDAAPLVYSSADPEEVRRAQGIYGMETLAGAIETLFADLAGELARSGIRRIVSAGGETSGAVVRGLGCEALRIGPEIDPGVPALRVEGAELALALKSGNFGGEDFFERALAILSEKGAA, encoded by the coding sequence ATGCTGCTCGGCTGCATCGGCGACGACTTCACCGGCTCCTCGGACCTTGCCAACACGCTCGTCAAGGGCGGCATGGCGGTCACGCAATATTGCGGCCTGCCGGACGGCCCGGCCGCACCCGGCGTCGAGGCCGGCGTCGTTGCGCTGAAGACCCGCAGCGTGCCGGTGGCGGAGGCGGTGGAACAGTCGCTGGCGGCACTCGACTGGCTGCTGGCGCAGGGCTGCCGGCAGATCTTCTTCAAATACTGCTCGACCTTCGATTCGACGCCGCAGGGCAATATCGGCCCGGTGATCGATGCCCTGATGGACCGGCTCGGCGCAAAGACCGCCATCGTCTGTCCGGCCTTTCCCGGCACGGGCCGCACGCTCTACCAGGGGCACCTTTTCGTCGGCGACCGGCTGCTCAGCGAGTCCGGCATGCAGGATCACCCGCTGACGCCGATGACCGACCCGGACATCCGCCGCTGGCTCTCCCTGCAGACGCCGCGCAAGGTCGGCCATGTCGCCCATGCAGACGTCGCCAAGGGCGCCGAAGCCATCGCCAGGGGGCTTGCCCGCGAGCTTGCAGACGGGGCCGGCCCGGTGGTCGTCGATGCGATCGCGGATGCGGATCTTCACGCCATCGGCGCGGCGGCGGAAGGCTTGGTGCTGATCACCGGCGGCTCCGGCGTTGCGCTCGGCCTGCCGGAGAACTTCCGCCGTGCGGGAGGGCTTGCCGGCGGCAGCGACAGCTTTGCCGGGGTCGAGGGGCCGGGCGTCGTGCTGTCGGGCTCCTGCTCGCGCGCAACCCGCGCGCAGGTAGCGCGCTACAAGGCGAACCACCCTGCGCTGGAAGTCACGGCCGACGATGTCATGTCCGGCAAGACCACCGTCGCGACCCTGCGCGCGTTCGTGCTGGAGCACCAGGACGCCGCGCCGCTCGTCTATTCCTCCGCCGATCCGGAGGAGGTGCGCCGCGCTCAGGGCATCTACGGAATGGAGACGCTGGCGGGCGCCATCGAGACGCTGTTCGCCGATCTTGCCGGCGAGCTGGCGCGCTCCGGCATCCGCCGCATCGTGTCGGCCGGCGGCGAGACTTCGGGCGCGGTCGTGCGCGGCCTTGGCTGCGAGGCGCTGCGCATCGGACCCGAGATCGATCCCGGCGTCCCGGCCTTGCGCGTGGAAGGGGCCGAGCTGGCGCTGGCGCTGAAGTCCGGCAATTTCGGCGGCGAGGACTTCTTCGAGCGCGCGCTGGCGATCCTGTCCGAAAAGGGCGCGGCATGA
- a CDS encoding aldolase, with translation MSEEARLRELLCTLARSMFDRGLTGGASGNISLRLSDGGLLVTPTGTSLGRLDPGRLSRFDAGGRHVDGDAPTKEMPLHSAFYETRGAKAGAIVHLHSSHSVALSMLPEVDPDNVLPPLTPYSIMRLGKVKLLPFFRPGDAAMGEAIRGLAGRRSAVLLANHGPVVAAKDLEAAVYAMEELEETARLALLLRGMNPRLLSEGEIRSIVDHFDVEWD, from the coding sequence ATGAGCGAGGAAGCGAGGCTGCGCGAGCTTCTGTGCACGCTCGCCCGCTCCATGTTCGACCGCGGCCTGACGGGCGGCGCCTCGGGAAACATCTCGCTGCGCCTCTCCGACGGCGGGCTGCTGGTCACGCCCACCGGCACCTCGCTCGGCCGCCTCGACCCCGGCCGCCTGTCGCGCTTCGATGCAGGGGGGCGGCATGTCGACGGCGATGCGCCGACCAAGGAAATGCCGCTGCATTCGGCCTTTTACGAGACGCGCGGTGCCAAGGCCGGGGCCATCGTTCACCTGCATTCCAGCCATTCGGTGGCTCTCTCCATGCTGCCGGAAGTCGATCCGGACAATGTGCTGCCGCCGCTCACGCCCTATTCGATCATGCGGCTCGGCAAGGTGAAGCTGCTGCCCTTTTTCCGTCCGGGCGATGCCGCGATGGGCGAGGCGATCCGCGGGCTTGCCGGTCGCCGCAGCGCGGTGCTGCTGGCCAACCACGGTCCGGTGGTGGCGGCCAAGGACCTGGAGGCGGCGGTCTACGCCATGGAGGAGCTGGAGGAGACCGCCCGTCTCGCCCTCTTGCTGCGCGGGATGAACCCGCGCCTCCTGAGCGAGGGCGAGATCCGCTCGATTGTCGATCACTTCGATGTGGAATGGGACTGA
- a CDS encoding hydroxypyruvate isomerase family protein, with protein MTVNKTSLPLSANLGFLWTDLALPQAVHAAAAAGFGAVELHWPYEVPAAELAAALKETGLPVLGLNTVRGDVAKGEFGLAALAGREDEALAAFTQALDYAVAIGAGNIHVMAGKADGEAARRTFVANLRRFRDLAAPRGVSLLLEPINTRDVPGYFLSDCESAASIISECGGEGIRIMYDCYHMQIMRGDLLRQAERWMDLIGHVQFAAVPDRGEPGRGEVDYGWLLPALRDAGYRGHFGAEYRPRGATGEGLGWMKAFAGA; from the coding sequence ATGACCGTGAACAAGACCTCCCTGCCGCTTTCGGCCAATCTCGGCTTCTTGTGGACCGATCTTGCGCTGCCGCAAGCGGTGCATGCGGCGGCGGCTGCCGGCTTCGGCGCGGTCGAGCTGCACTGGCCCTATGAGGTGCCGGCGGCCGAGCTTGCCGCCGCCCTCAAAGAGACCGGCCTGCCGGTGCTCGGGCTCAACACGGTGCGCGGCGACGTGGCGAAGGGCGAGTTCGGTCTCGCCGCCCTTGCCGGGCGCGAGGACGAGGCGCTCGCCGCCTTCACGCAGGCGCTCGACTATGCGGTGGCCATCGGCGCCGGCAATATCCATGTCATGGCCGGAAAGGCGGACGGGGAGGCCGCGCGCCGCACCTTCGTCGCCAACCTGCGCCGTTTCCGCGACCTCGCTGCCCCCAGGGGCGTGAGCCTGCTGCTGGAGCCGATCAACACCCGCGATGTGCCGGGCTACTTCCTGTCGGACTGCGAGAGCGCCGCTTCGATCATTTCGGAATGCGGCGGCGAGGGCATCCGCATCATGTATGACTGCTACCACATGCAGATCATGCGCGGCGACCTGCTGCGCCAGGCCGAGCGCTGGATGGACTTGATCGGCCACGTCCAGTTCGCCGCCGTCCCCGACCGGGGCGAGCCGGGCCGGGGCGAGGTCGACTATGGCTGGTTGCTGCCGGCCTTGCGCGATGCCGGTTATCGGGGCCATTTCGGCGCGGAATACCGGCCACGCGGCGCGACCGGCGAGGGTCTCGGCTGGATGAAGGCTTTCGCGGGCGCCTGA
- a CDS encoding GNAT family N-acetyltransferase — MTEPTLRALAPGELPQLIDWAASEGWNPGLDDAPAFHAADPGGFLGLFLGTEMAAGISAVAYGPHFGFVGLYICRPDLRGKGLGRQVWDAGMARLGERCIGLDGVPAQEDNYRRMGFAVAYRTLRFSGHAPEAAPSAGTRIVPADPGDAGLAAYDAAVFPAPREAFLSAWVSGPRITRMAVRGERIVGYGTARKCLQGWKIGPLFADTLADGTALLAALGEATGGEELHLDVPDTGHGFGEWLEQAGFTQGFATARMYRNGVPAGDASRVLATTTLELG; from the coding sequence ATGACCGAACCGACACTGCGCGCGCTTGCCCCCGGCGAGCTTCCCCAGCTGATCGACTGGGCCGCCAGCGAGGGCTGGAATCCCGGCCTCGACGACGCCCCGGCCTTCCATGCCGCCGATCCCGGCGGCTTTCTCGGGCTCTTCCTCGGCACCGAAATGGCGGCAGGGATTTCCGCCGTTGCCTATGGGCCGCACTTCGGCTTCGTCGGGCTCTACATCTGCCGGCCGGATCTGCGCGGCAAGGGGCTGGGGCGCCAGGTCTGGGATGCCGGCATGGCAAGGCTCGGCGAGCGCTGCATCGGCCTCGACGGCGTGCCGGCGCAGGAAGACAATTACCGCCGCATGGGCTTTGCCGTCGCCTATCGCACCTTGCGCTTTTCGGGGCACGCGCCGGAGGCGGCTCCGTCGGCCGGCACCCGCATCGTCCCGGCCGATCCCGGCGACGCCGGCCTTGCCGCCTATGATGCGGCAGTCTTCCCGGCCCCGCGCGAGGCTTTCCTCTCCGCCTGGGTTTCCGGCCCACGCATCACGCGCATGGCGGTCAGGGGCGAACGCATCGTCGGCTACGGCACCGCGCGAAAATGCCTTCAGGGCTGGAAGATCGGCCCGCTCTTTGCGGACACATTGGCGGATGGAACTGCGCTCCTTGCCGCACTCGGTGAGGCAACGGGCGGCGAGGAGCTGCATCTCGACGTGCCCGATACGGGGCACGGCTTCGGTGAGTGGCTGGAGCAGGCCGGCTTCACGCAAGGGTTCGCCACCGCGCGCATGTACCGCAACGGCGTACCGGCGGGCGATGCGTCCCGCGTGCTTGCGACGACGACGCTGGAGCTCGGCTGA
- a CDS encoding aspartate/glutamate racemase family protein produces the protein MDLLIVNPNSTASMTRTIEAAATAVAAPGTRIVAATSQAGPASIEGYYDEALSVPGLLAEIREGERAGARAAVIACFDDTGLDAARAMARIPVLGICEAALSLAAFVARRFTVVTTAEAARVPVEDLVARYGMTGRARVRAAGMSVLSLEDPASGSGELLRAEIRAALTCDHAEAIVLGCAGMADLARQLSDEFGVPVIDGVSAAVKQAEALAALGLFTSKRGAYAAPSPKRYSGAMASFAPMPAGTE, from the coding sequence ATGGACCTCCTGATCGTCAACCCGAACAGCACGGCCTCGATGACCCGCACCATCGAGGCCGCAGCAACGGCCGTCGCAGCGCCCGGTACGCGGATCGTCGCCGCCACCTCGCAGGCCGGGCCCGCCTCCATCGAGGGCTATTACGACGAGGCGCTCTCCGTGCCGGGGTTGCTCGCCGAAATTCGCGAGGGCGAGCGGGCCGGCGCGAGAGCGGCGGTGATCGCCTGTTTCGACGATACCGGGCTGGACGCGGCACGGGCGATGGCGCGCATCCCGGTGCTCGGCATCTGCGAGGCGGCGCTGTCGCTTGCCGCCTTCGTTGCCCGCCGCTTCACCGTGGTGACGACGGCGGAGGCCGCGCGCGTGCCGGTCGAGGATCTGGTCGCGCGCTACGGCATGACGGGCCGGGCGAGGGTGCGGGCGGCCGGCATGTCCGTGCTGTCGCTGGAGGACCCGGCCTCCGGATCCGGCGAACTGCTGCGAGCTGAGATCCGCGCGGCGCTGACCTGCGACCACGCGGAGGCGATCGTGCTCGGCTGCGCCGGCATGGCGGACCTTGCCCGGCAGCTCTCGGACGAATTCGGCGTGCCGGTGATCGACGGGGTGAGCGCCGCGGTCAAACAGGCGGAGGCGCTGGCAGCGCTGGGACTGTTCACCTCCAAGCGCGGCGCCTATGCTGCCCCCTCGCCCAAGCGCTACAGCGGCGCGATGGCCTCCTTCGCTCCGATGCCGGCAGGGACCGAATGA
- a CDS encoding ABC transporter permease produces the protein MSETRGLEFWILALFFALFVVFLYGPLSAIVILSFQGPDGGLTFPLNGTSLHWFRNLTERQAVGDFGGSFRRSLTLGIGVMLVTVVVSLLAGLAFRRRFLGATPLFYLSVASLVVPSIIVSLGIGVMFQQVGLRPAWYSSAFGAHLTWTLPFGVLIMFAVFNRFSPAYEEAARDLGASAWQTFLHVLLPMIAPMLVGVGLFGFTLSYDEFARSLMTSGTYNTLPLEIYGMTTNVTTPVLYALGTVTTLFSFLVIVATLGAILWLGRRRARGQGTA, from the coding sequence ATGAGCGAGACCCGCGGCCTCGAGTTCTGGATCCTGGCGCTGTTCTTCGCGCTGTTCGTGGTGTTCCTCTATGGGCCGCTGTCGGCCATCGTCATCCTGTCCTTCCAGGGACCGGACGGCGGGCTGACCTTCCCGCTCAACGGCACCTCGCTGCACTGGTTCCGCAACCTGACGGAGCGCCAGGCGGTCGGCGATTTCGGCGGCAGCTTCCGCCGCTCGCTGACGCTGGGCATCGGCGTCATGCTGGTCACCGTCGTGGTGTCGCTGCTGGCGGGGCTCGCCTTCCGCCGCCGCTTCCTCGGCGCGACGCCGCTGTTCTATCTCTCGGTCGCCAGCCTCGTGGTGCCCTCGATCATCGTCTCGCTCGGCATCGGCGTGATGTTCCAGCAGGTGGGCCTGCGGCCGGCCTGGTACAGCTCCGCCTTCGGCGCGCACCTGACCTGGACGCTGCCCTTCGGCGTGCTGATCATGTTCGCCGTGTTCAACCGCTTCTCGCCTGCCTACGAGGAGGCGGCCCGGGACCTTGGCGCCAGCGCCTGGCAGACCTTCCTGCATGTGCTGCTGCCGATGATCGCGCCGATGCTGGTCGGCGTCGGCCTGTTCGGCTTCACCCTGTCCTATGACGAGTTCGCGCGCTCGCTGATGACCTCGGGCACCTACAACACCCTGCCGCTGGAGATCTACGGCATGACCACCAATGTCACGACGCCGGTGCTCTACGCGCTCGGCACGGTGACGACACTGTTCTCCTTCCTCGTGATCGTGGCAACGCTGGGCGCCATCCTCTGGCTCGGCCGCCGCCGCGCCCGCGGCCAGGGCACCGCGTGA